The genomic interval GACAGTTGCTCAGGCGGGGGCGCAAATCTTGCGCGCAGATTGGCGCTGTCGGTCAGGCCCTTGGGCGACCAGTCGGGCAGGCTGATGAAGGGCTGCGCCTTCTTCATCAGCGCCCCGATGCGCAGCAGATCGTGATAGCGCAGCAGCCCCGACCGCCGCGCCGCCAGAATCCGCTGCACCGTGCGCGTGCCAAAGCCCGGCACGCGCAACAGCATCTCGCGGCTGGCGCGGTTCACATCAAGGGGAAAGCTGTGGCGGTGTGCCAGCGCCCAGGCCAGTTTCGGATCCACCGCCAGATCCAGATTGCCCGAGGGTGCGGCGCTGGTAATCTCTTCCGCGTCAAAGCCATAGAAGCGCATCAGCCAATCGGCCTGATACAGCCGGTGTTCCCGCATCATCGGCGGCTTGATCAGCGGCAGCGCGGCCGAGCTGTCGGGAATGGGGCTGAACGCGGAATAATAGACGCGGCTGAGCCGATAGCCGGTATAGAGCCGCGATGCCGTGGTCAGGATATGCCCGTCCGTCGCCTGATCCGCGCCCACGATCATCTGCGTCGATTGCCCGGCAGGTGAAAACCGCGCTGGACGCTTGCCGCGAAACGATCTGTCGCGGCTGGCCTCGCGCGCAAGACGGACATCGGCCATGGCGGCGCGAATCGTCTCGGGCTTTTTCTGCGGGGCGAGTTGCCGGATGCTGGCATCCTGCGGCAGTTCGATATTGATCGACAGGCGGTCGGCATAAAGCCCCGCTTCGTCGATCAGCTCCTTGCTGGCCTCGGGGATCGTTTTCAGGTGGATGTAACCCTTGAACCCGTGATCCTGCCGCAGCATCCGCGCGATCCGCACCATATCGGCCATCGTGTCGTCCGGGCTGCGGATGATGCCCGAGGACAGGAACAGCCCCTCGATATAGTTCCGGCGATAGAATTCCAGCGTCAGGGTGACGACCTCGTCGGGCAAAAACCTTGCCCGCTCGACCCGGCTGGAGACGCGATTGATGCAATAGGCGCAGTCGTAAATGCAGAAATTCGTCATCAGGATCTTCAACAGGCTGATGCAGCGCCCATCCGGCGTATAGGCGTGACAGATCCCCGTGCCGCCCGCGCTGCCGATGCCGCCCTTGCTGCTGTCGCGGCGCGTCGTGCCGGATGAGGCGCAAGAGGCGTCGTATTTCGCCGCATCCGCCAGAATGGCCAATTTTTCCTGCAACCCGCGTTTCATGGAACAAAAATAGAACACCCGGGCAGCATGGGCAAGTTGATGAAGGCTAAGCGCGCGATCCTTCCCGCGCCGCCATGTGTTTCGGGACAGTTTCACGACATCCGGCCTTTCCTCTGGCCCTCCGACACGGCAAAGCTGTCGGGCATTGGCCGTCAGGGCCATGACCACCGACCAGATCCCGGATCCTGCCATGCCACGCCCCAGCCTTCCGCACCCCCGCCAGATTGCCCCGCATCTTGTCGCGCTGTGGCCCGGCTTTCTGCTGGCCTGTCTGGTGGCGGCGGCGGCGCGCTTTCTGTCCGAACATTACGGCGCGCCCGCGATGCTGATGGCGCTGCTGATCGGCATGGCCTTCAACTTTCTGGCCGATCATCCGAAAACCGCTGCGGGGTTAGAGGCGACCTCGACCAGCCTGCTGCGCCTTGGGGTCGCGCTGCTGGGCTTTCGGCTGAGCCTGGCCGATCTGTCGGAACTGGGCTGGCGGTCCTTTGCGGTGGTGGTCGGGCTGATGGTGGCGACGATCCTGTTCGGGCTGGCCCTGTCGCCGCTGCTGAAACGGCGCTGGCGCTTCGGGTTGCTGACCGGGGGATCGGTGGCGATCTGCGGTGCCTCGGCCGCACTGGCAATCTCGGCGATCCTGCCCAAAAGCAAGCAGCTGGAACAGGACGCGCTGTTCACCGTGGTGGCCGTCACCGCGCTGTCAACGCTGGCAATGATCTTTTATCCGGCGCTGTTCACCATGCTGGGGATGAACGATGCCGAAGCGGGGTTCATGATCGGCGCCACCGTCCATGATGTCGCGCAGGTGGTTGGCGCGGGCTATTCGGTCAGCGATACGGCCGGCGATGTGGCCACGATGGTCAAGCTGCAGCGTGTCGTCATGCTACCGGTGGTGCTGCTGGCGGTACTGTTGCTGTCGGGGCGCGGCGGGGACGGAGCCGGATCGCTGCGCCTGCCGGGTTTCGTGCTGGGCTTCTTGGCCTGTTTCGCGCTGAACAGTCTGGGACTCGTCCCCGCTGCCCTTGCCGATCTGGCCTCGTCCCTGTCGCAATGGCTGCTGCTGATCGCGATTGCGGCCCTTGGGGTGCGGACATCGCTGGCCGCGCTTTTTGCGCTTGGCCCGCGCCATTTCGCGCTGATCCTGTCCGAGACCGTCTTTCTGCTGGTCATGGCACTGGCCGCCATGACGCTGCTTCTGCCCTAGCCCCGCCCGCGATAGGGCGGCACGCCCTGATCGGGGATCCAGACATCGGTGGGCATTGCGCCGCTTTGCCAGAAGACGTCAATCGGAATGCCGCCGCGCGGATACCAATAGCCTCCGATCCGCAGCCAGCGCGGCTGAAGAAAATCGACCAGACGCCGCGCGATCGAGATGGTGCAATCCTCGTGAAAGG from Paracoccus fistulariae carries:
- a CDS encoding YeiH family protein, whose product is MPRPSLPHPRQIAPHLVALWPGFLLACLVAAAARFLSEHYGAPAMLMALLIGMAFNFLADHPKTAAGLEATSTSLLRLGVALLGFRLSLADLSELGWRSFAVVVGLMVATILFGLALSPLLKRRWRFGLLTGGSVAICGASAALAISAILPKSKQLEQDALFTVVAVTALSTLAMIFYPALFTMLGMNDAEAGFMIGATVHDVAQVVGAGYSVSDTAGDVATMVKLQRVVMLPVVLLAVLLLSGRGGDGAGSLRLPGFVLGFLACFALNSLGLVPAALADLASSLSQWLLLIAIAALGVRTSLAALFALGPRHFALILSETVFLLVMALAAMTLLLP
- a CDS encoding putative DNA modification/repair radical SAM protein; the protein is MKRGLQEKLAILADAAKYDASCASSGTTRRDSSKGGIGSAGGTGICHAYTPDGRCISLLKILMTNFCIYDCAYCINRVSSRVERARFLPDEVVTLTLEFYRRNYIEGLFLSSGIIRSPDDTMADMVRIARMLRQDHGFKGYIHLKTIPEASKELIDEAGLYADRLSINIELPQDASIRQLAPQKKPETIRAAMADVRLAREASRDRSFRGKRPARFSPAGQSTQMIVGADQATDGHILTTASRLYTGYRLSRVYYSAFSPIPDSSAALPLIKPPMMREHRLYQADWLMRFYGFDAEEITSAAPSGNLDLAVDPKLAWALAHRHSFPLDVNRASREMLLRVPGFGTRTVQRILAARRSGLLRYHDLLRIGALMKKAQPFISLPDWSPKGLTDSANLRARFAPPPEQLSLI